The following proteins are encoded in a genomic region of Channa argus isolate prfri chromosome 3, Channa argus male v1.0, whole genome shotgun sequence:
- the ptprdb gene encoding protein tyrosine phosphatase receptor type Db isoform X11, which translates to MSEAPPRFTRTPEDQTGVQGGVASFVCQATGDPQPKIVWNKKGKKVSNQRFEVIEFDDGSGSVLRIQPLRTPRDEAIYECHASNSAGEITASTRLNVLREDQLPPGFPTIDMGPQLKVVERSRTATMLCAASGNPDPEITWFKDFLPVNTSNNNGRIKQLRSESFGGTPIRGALQIEMSEESDQGKYECVATNSDGTRYSTPANLYVRELREVRRVPPRFSIPPADSEIMPGGNVNITCVAVGSPMPYVKWMLGAEDLTPEDDMPIGRNVLELTDVRQSNNYTCVAMSTLGVIEAVAQIIVKALPKAPGTPVVTERTATSITLTWDSGNPEPVSYYIIQHRAKGSEDPYKEIDGIATTRYSVGGLSPYSHYDFRVAAVNTIGQGPSSDVVEARTAEQAPSSPPRQVRGRMLSTTTAIIHWDEPEEPNGQVVGYRVYYTSDNTLSVNQWEKQMVRSANFITIQGLTPNKTYYIRVLAFTSVGDGPLSQDLQIIAKTGVPSQPSEFKGEAKSETSILLSWVAPPQGGPDNQITGYELVYRRADDTEEKKVSFEPATSYLLKNLKPFSTYTFQLAARSKHGIGAYTNEVSIDTPQTLPSAPPQGITCISPSSTSILVSWGPPPLEFQNGIITGYSIQYSTTEGNKTSKRVDAIPLENSPYLLENLEKWTEYGITVRAQTEAGEGPESLQLLIRTEEDVPSGPPRGVEAETVNTSAIRVKWRAPAPERQHGQIRGYQVHYVRMNYGEPRGQPFIKDILIEDSQWGYDDSAEYEVVLGDLKADTSYSVSVGAYTAKGDGARSKPVTVCTAIPLPEKPKLKLNHIVSGNARLDWEPPPNPPASLLGYRLTFGRIDVLPFTVVEFPSTETCYVAHDIHKGAKYVFRLSARNKMGYGDEAVAEMTTTEDAPNGYPENVISLEATATSLQLAWKSVPLIEQNGKITKYSVLYKDINSRGNASEVVVPAPGSRVLLEGLNADTVYDVRVCAFTAVGSGPYSPSVQFRTQQLDQVFATNFRVKAAMKHSVLLSWEIREKNPAQPFTILYGKGQSVEVDGKQTQKLIIGLEPDTQYSFLLTNRANSAGGLQHRVTATTAPDILKTKPMVLGKTNADGMVTVQLPTVQTTAKVRGYYVVVVPLKKQKGKFLNPWDEPDQMNLDELLKEINRTSVSRALRIRRQAAQSDPRAYVTAQFKTLPLEFTLGDGRNYGDFRNHPLQNGQEYVFFVLALLDLSENTTYATSPYSDSVTSSDVDPQPMVDEEEGLLWVVGPVLAVIFIVCIVIAILLFKSKPDRKRAEAEGRKGSFPCSKAMSSHHPTDPVELRRINFQTPAYCVSVYRGYRRLSSMASHPPIPISEMADHIERLKANDNLKFSQEYESIDPGQQFTWENSNLEVNKPKNRYANVIAYDHSRVILSSIEGVPGSDYINANYIDGYRRQNAYIATQGSLPETFGDFWRMVWEQHTANIIMMTKLEEKSRMPSYFFSKVKCDQYWPTRGTETYGLIQVTLLDTVELATYSVRTFALYKSGSNEKREVRHFQFTAWPDHGVPEHPTPFLAFLRRIKACNPPDAGPMVVHCSAGVGRTGCFVVIDAMTERIKHEKTIDIYGHVTLMRSQRNYMVQTEDQYIFIHDALLEAVTCGNTEVPARNLYSYIQRLTQIEPGENVTGMELEFKRLASAKAHTSRFVSANLPCNKFKNRLVNIMPYETTRVCLQPIRGVEGSDYINASFIDGYRQQKAYIATQGPLAETTEDYWRMLWEHNSTIVVMLTKLREMGREKCHQYWPAERSARYQYFVVDPMAEYNMPQYILREFKVTDARDGQSRTVRQFQFTDWPEQGVPKSGEGFIDFIGQVHKTKEQFGQDGPITVHCSAGVGRTGVFITLSIVLERMRYEGVVDIFQTVKMLRTQRPATVQTEDQYQFCYRASLEYLGSFDHYAT; encoded by the exons CACCTCCAAGATTCACACGAACCCCAGAAGACCAAACAGGAGTCCAGGGGGGAGTAGCTTCCTTTGTGTGCCAGGCCACTGGAGATCCTCAGCCCAAGATTGTCTggaacaaaaaaggcaaaaaagtcAGCAACCAGAGATTTGAG GTAATAGAATTTGACGATGGGTCTGGTTCAGTCCTGAGGATCCAGCCTCTGAGGACTCCCAGGGATGAAGCAATTTACGAATGTCATGCCTCCAATTCTGCAGGAGAGATCACTGCCTCCACTAGACTAAATGTGCTACGAG AGGACCAGCTACCCCCGGGGTTCCCCACCATAGACATGGGTCCCCAGCTGAAAGTGGTGGAGCGTTCTCGGACTGCCACAATGCTCTGTGCAGCTAGTGGCAACCCTGACCCAGAAATTACCTGGTTCAAGGATTTCCTGCCAGTCAATACATCCAATAACAATGGACGAATCAAGCAGCTCCGCTCAG AGTCCTTTG GTGGCACGCCCATACGAG GTGCCCTCCAGATAGAAATGAGTGAGGAGTCAGACCAGGGGAAGTATGAGTGTGTTGCCACCAACAGTGATGGGACACGTTATTCCACCCCAGCTAACCTCTATGTCAGAG AGCTGCGAGAAG TGCGCCGTGTCCCCCCTCGCTTCTCCATCCCCCCAGCAGACAGCGAGATCATGCCAGGGGGGAATGTCAACATCACCTGCGTGGCAGTGGGCTCACCCATGCCCTATGTAAAGTGGATGTTGGGTGCAGAGGACCTGACACCAGAGGATGACATGCCTATCGGTCGCAATGTCCTGGAACTGACGGACGTGCGCCAGTCTAACAATTACACCTGTGTTGCCATGTCAACTCTTGGTGTGATTGAGGCAGTGGCACAGATTATTGTGAAAG CTCTACCGAAGGCTCCTGGTACCCCTGTGGTGACAGAGAGAACTGCAACAAGCATTACTCTTACCTGGGATTCTGGCAACCCTGAACCTGTCTCCTACTATATTATACAG CATCGTGCTAAAGGCTCAGAGGACCCCTATAAAGAGATTGATGGCATCGCCACCACACGCTACAGTGTGGGTGGCCTCAGCCCGTACTCTCATTATGACTTTCGAGTGGCAGCCGTTAACACCATTGGCCAGGGCCCCTCCAGCGATGTGGTGGAGGCTCGCACAGCTGAGCAAgctccctcctcccctccacGACAG GTCAGAGGTCGTATGCTcagcacaacaacagcaatTATCCACTGGGATGAACCAGAGGAACCTAATGGACAGGTGGTTGGCTACAGAGTGTACTACACTTCAGACAACACACTGTCAGTCAACCag TGGGAGAAGCAGATGGTGCGCAGCGCCAACTTCATAACCATCCAGGGTTTGACTCCTAACAAGACTTACTACATCAGAGTGCTGGCCTTCACCTCTGTAGGAGATGGACCCCTGTCCCAGGACCTGCAGATTATAGCTAAGACTGGAG TCCCATCCCAACCTTCAGAATTTAAGGGAGAGGCCAAATCTGAGACCAGTATCCTGTTGTCCTGGGTGGCCCCACCTCAGGGTGGGCCTGACAACCAAATCACAGGATATGAATTGGTCTATCGACGAGCTGACGACACTGAGGAG AAGAAAGTGAGCTTTGAGCCCGCCACCTCCTATCTGTTGAAGAACTTGAAGCCTTTTTCCACCTACACCTTCCAGCTGGCTGCCAGGAGCAAGCATGGAATTGGGGCATATACCAACGAGGTGTCCATCGACACACCACAGACGC TTCCTTCAGCACCTCCCCAGGGCATCACATGTATCAGTCCCAGTTCTACCAGCATCCTGGTAAGTTGGGGTCCACCTCCTCTGGAGTTTCAGAACGGCATCATTACAGGATACTCCATCCAGTACTCCACTACTGAGGGCAACAAAACGTCTAAAAGAGTTGATGCAATTCCTCTGGAAAATTCTCCATATCTCCTGGAAAACCTGGAGAAATGGACTGAGTATGGCATAACGGTACGGGCACAGACGGAGGCCGGGGAAGGACCAGAAAGTTTACAGCTGCTTATCCGCACCGAGGAAGATG ttCCAAGTGGTCCTCCGCGAGGGGTGGAGGCAGAGACTGTGAACACTTCAGCCATTAGGGTGAAATGGCGAGCACCGGCGCCGGAACGGCAGCACGGTCAGATCAGAGGCTACCAAGTCCATTATGTGAGAATGAACTACGGAGAACCTCGGGGTCAGCCCTTCATCAAGGACATCCTAATAGAGGACTCACAG TGGGGATATGATGACTCAGCTGAGTAT GAGGTGGTTCTTGGAGACCTGAAGGCAGATACTTCCTACTCTGTATCAGTGGGGGCTTACACTGCCAAAGGCGATGGTGCTCGCAGCAAACCTGTTACAGTCTGCACAGCGATCCCAC tGCCCGAAAAGCCTAAACTGAAGTTGAACCACATTGTCTCAGGCAATGCTCGGCTTGACTGGGAACCACCTCCAAACCCACCAGCCTCCCTCCTAGGGTACCGCCTCACCTTTGGCCGCATTGATGTCCTGCCTTTTACAGTAGTGGAGTTCCCCTCCACGGAGACTTGCTATGTTGCTCATGACATCCACAAGGGAGCTAAATATGTGTTCAGACTGTCTGCCCGTAACAAAATGGGGTATGGAGATGAGGCAGTTGCGGAGATGACTACTACAGAAGATGCTCCAAATGGATACCCAGAAAATGTTATCTCTTTGGAGGCTACTGCCACCTCCCTCCAGCTGGCGTGGAAATCAGTCCCACTTATtgagcaaaatggaaaaattacCAAGTACTCAGTGCTGTACAAGGATATAAACAGTCGGGGGAACGCCTCAGAAGTTGTGGTGCCCGCTCCAGGGTCAAGGGTTTTGTTGGAGGGTCTGAATGCAGACACGGTGTATGATGTCAGGGTGTGCGCGTTCACTGCTGTTGGTTCTGGGCCATATAGCCCCAGTGTCCAGTTTAGGACGCAGCAGCTAGACCAAG TTTTTGCCACAAACTTCAGAGTAAAAGCTGCGATGAAACACTCAGTTCTACTGTCATGGGAGATCCGAGAGAAGAACCCTGCCCAGCCTTTCACT ATCCTATATGGAAAGGGACAGTCTGTTGAAGTGGACGGCAAGCAGACCCAGAAGCTGATCATAGGCTTGGAGCCTGACACTCAGTACTCTTTTCTACTCACCAACCGGGCCAACAGCGCCGGAGGCCTGCAGCACCGTGTCACTGCCACCACAGCCCCAGACATCCTGAAGACCAAGCCTATGGTGCTGGGAAAGACGAACGCAGATGGCATGGTGACTGTGCAGCTACCAACTGTACAGACCACAGCAAAAGTCAG GGGTTATTATGTGGTGGTGGTGCCACTGAAGAAGCAGAAGGGGAAGTTCCTGAATCCCTGGGATGAACCCGACCAGATGAACCTGGACGAG ctcCTTAAAGAGATCAACAGGACCAGTGTCAGTCGTGCCCTTCGCATCCGCAGACAGGCTGCCCAGTCAGATCCCAGGGCCTATGTCACTGCTCAATTTAAGACCCTTCCACTGGAGTTCACACTAGGTGACGGACGAAACTACGGCGACTTTCGCAATCATCCGCTGCAAAACGGACAGGAATATGTGTTCTTTGTGCTTGCACTTTTAGACCTTTCTGAGAAT ACCACGTATGCAACTAGTCCTTACTCTGATTCTGTTACCTCATCGGATGTGGATCCCCAGCCAATGGTCGATGAGGAGGAGGGGCTGCTGTGGGTTGTGGGGCCTGTGCTGGCTGTTATCTTCATTGTCTGTATTGTCATCGCCATTCTTCTCTTCAAGAG TAAACCTGACAG GAAAAGAGCTGAGGCTGAGGGCAGGAAGGGCAGTTTTCCCTGCAGCAAAGCCATGTCGTCCCACCATCCCACTGATCCTGTGGAGCTACGCAGAATCAACTTCCAGACTCCAG CCTACTGTGTATCAGTGTACCGTGGTTATCGACGTTTGTCAA GCATGGCAAGTCACCCGCCCATCCCCATCTCTGAAATGGCAGATCACATCGAGCGCCTCAAGGCAAACGACAATCTCAAGTTCTCTCAAGAGTATGAG TCCATCGACCCTGGACAGCAGTTCACATGGGAGAACTCCAACTTGGAAGTTAACAAACCAAAGAACCGCTATGCTAACGTCATTGCCTATGATCACTCCAGGGTTATACTGTCCAGCATTGAGG gtgtcccaggCAGTGACTACATCAATGCTAACTATATTGATGGCTACCGCCGTCAGAATGCCTATATAGCCACTCAGGGCTCCCTCCCTGAGACTTTCGGAGACTTTTGGAGGATGGTCTGGGAGCAGCACACAGCCAACATCATCATGATGACCAAGCTGGAAGAAAAGTCACGG ATGCCCTCTTATTTCTTCTCTAAG GTAAAGTGCGATCAGTACTGGCCAACCCGGGGCACAGAGACCTACGGCCTCATTCAGGTCACTCTGCTTGATACAGTGGAGCTGGCCACCTACTCTGTCAGGACCTTTGCCCTTTACAAG AGCGGCTCCAATGAGAAGCGTGAGGTTCGTCACTTCCAGTTCACAGCCTGGCCAGACCACGGGGTGCCTGAACACCCGACTCCTTTCCTGGCTTTCCTACGTAGGATCAAGGCCTGTAACCCTCCAGACGCAGGACCCATGGTTGTACATTGCAG TGCTGGAGTGGGTCGCACAGGCTGCTTCGTCGTGATCGATGCCATGACGGAGCGAATCAAGCACGAGAAGACCATCGACATCTACGGCCACGTCACGCTGATGCGCTCTCAGAGGAACTACATGGTCCAAACAGAGGACCAGTACATCTTCATTCATGATGCGCTGCTGGAGGCCGTGACCTGCGGAAACACAGAGGTCCCCGCTCGGAACCTCTATTCCTATATCCAGAGGCTGACACAGATTGAACCGGGAGAGAATGTCACTGGCATGGAGCTGGAGTTCAAG CGTCTTGCCAGTGCGAAGGCACACACATCACGGTTTGTGAGTGCCAACCTGCCATGCAACAAGTTCAAGAACCGGCTGGTGAACATCATGCCATATGAGACCAcgcgtgtgtgtctgcagccaatcagaggagTGGAAGGATCTGACTATATCAACGCCAGCTTCATTGATGGATACAG GCAGCAGAAGGCCTACATAGCAACCCAAGGCCCACTAGCTGAGACAACTGAGGACTACTGGAGGATGCTGTGGGAGCACAACTCCACCATAGTTGTCATGCTAACCAAACTGAGAGAAATGGGACGG
- the ptprdb gene encoding protein tyrosine phosphatase receptor type Db isoform X5, with product MHVSTYPMMLSASPGLLLLSFLFLVDADSPPRFTRTPEDQTGVQGGVASFVCQATGDPQPKIVWNKKGKKVSNQRFEVIEFDDGSGSVLRIQPLRTPRDEAIYECHASNSAGEITASTRLNVLREDQLPPGFPTIDMGPQLKVVERSRTATMLCAASGNPDPEITWFKDFLPVNTSNNNGRIKQLRSESFGGTPIRGALQIEMSEESDQGKYECVATNSDGTRYSTPANLYVRELREVRRVPPRFSIPPADSEIMPGGNVNITCVAVGSPMPYVKWMLGAEDLTPEDDMPIGRNVLELTDVRQSNNYTCVAMSTLGVIEAVAQIIVKALPKAPGTPVVTERTATSITLTWDSGNPEPVSYYIIQHRAKGSEDPYKEIDGIATTRYSVGGLSPYSHYDFRVAAVNTIGQGPSSDVVEARTAEQAPSSPPRQVRGRMLSTTTAIIHWDEPEEPNGQVVGYRVYYTSDNTLSVNQWEKQMVRSANFITIQGLTPNKTYYIRVLAFTSVGDGPLSQDLQIIAKTGVPSQPSEFKGEAKSETSILLSWVAPPQGGPDNQITGYELVYRRADDTEEKKVSFEPATSYLLKNLKPFSTYTFQLAARSKHGIGAYTNEVSIDTPQTLPSAPPQGITCISPSSTSILVSWGPPPLEFQNGIITGYSIQYSTTEGNKTSKRVDAIPLENSPYLLENLEKWTEYGITVRAQTEAGEGPESLQLLIRTEEDVPSGPPRGVEAETVNTSAIRVKWRAPAPERQHGQIRGYQVHYVRMNYGEPRGQPFIKDILIEDSQWGYDDSAEYEVVLGDLKADTSYSVSVGAYTAKGDGARSKPVTVCTAIPLPEKPKLKLNHIVSGNARLDWEPPPNPPASLLGYRLTFGRIDVLPFTVVEFPSTETCYVAHDIHKGAKYVFRLSARNKMGYGDEAVAEMTTTEDAPNGYPENVISLEATATSLQLAWKSVPLIEQNGKITKYSVLYKDINSRGNASEVVVPAPGSRVLLEGLNADTVYDVRVCAFTAVGSGPYSPSVQFRTQQLDQVFATNFRVKAAMKHSVLLSWEIREKNPAQPFTILYGKGQSVEVDGKQTQKLIIGLEPDTQYSFLLTNRANSAGGLQHRVTATTAPDILKTKPMVLGKTNADGMVTVQLPTVQTTAKVRGYYVVVVPLKKQKGKFLNPWDEPDQMNLDELLKEINRTSVSRALRIRRQAAQSDPRAYVTAQFKTLPLEFTLGDGRNYGDFRNHPLQNGQEYVFFVLALLDLSENTTYATSPYSDSVTSSDVDPQPMVDEEEGLLWVVGPVLAVIFIVCIVIAILLFKSKPDRKRAEAEGRKGSFPCSKAMSSHHPTDPVELRRINFQTPAYCVSVYRGYRRLSSMASHPPIPISEMADHIERLKANDNLKFSQEYESIDPGQQFTWENSNLEVNKPKNRYANVIAYDHSRVILSSIEGVPGSDYINANYIDGYRRQNAYIATQGSLPETFGDFWRMVWEQHTANIIMMTKLEEKSRVKCDQYWPTRGTETYGLIQVTLLDTVELATYSVRTFALYKSGSNEKREVRHFQFTAWPDHGVPEHPTPFLAFLRRIKACNPPDAGPMVVHCSAGVGRTGCFVVIDAMTERIKHEKTIDIYGHVTLMRSQRNYMVQTEDQYIFIHDALLEAVTCGNTEVPARNLYSYIQRLTQIEPGENVTGMELEFKRLASAKAHTSRFVSANLPCNKFKNRLVNIMPYETTRVCLQPIRGVEGSDYINASFIDGYRQQKAYIATQGPLAETTEDYWRMLWEHNSTIVVMLTKLREMGREKCHQYWPAERSARYQYFVVDPMAEYNMPQYILREFKVTDARDGQSRTVRQFQFTDWPEQGVPKSGEGFIDFIGQVHKTKEQFGQDGPITVHCSAGVGRTGVFITLSIVLERMRYEGVVDIFQTVKMLRTQRPATVQTEDQYQFCYRASLEYLGSFDHYAT from the exons CACCTCCAAGATTCACACGAACCCCAGAAGACCAAACAGGAGTCCAGGGGGGAGTAGCTTCCTTTGTGTGCCAGGCCACTGGAGATCCTCAGCCCAAGATTGTCTggaacaaaaaaggcaaaaaagtcAGCAACCAGAGATTTGAG GTAATAGAATTTGACGATGGGTCTGGTTCAGTCCTGAGGATCCAGCCTCTGAGGACTCCCAGGGATGAAGCAATTTACGAATGTCATGCCTCCAATTCTGCAGGAGAGATCACTGCCTCCACTAGACTAAATGTGCTACGAG AGGACCAGCTACCCCCGGGGTTCCCCACCATAGACATGGGTCCCCAGCTGAAAGTGGTGGAGCGTTCTCGGACTGCCACAATGCTCTGTGCAGCTAGTGGCAACCCTGACCCAGAAATTACCTGGTTCAAGGATTTCCTGCCAGTCAATACATCCAATAACAATGGACGAATCAAGCAGCTCCGCTCAG AGTCCTTTG GTGGCACGCCCATACGAG GTGCCCTCCAGATAGAAATGAGTGAGGAGTCAGACCAGGGGAAGTATGAGTGTGTTGCCACCAACAGTGATGGGACACGTTATTCCACCCCAGCTAACCTCTATGTCAGAG AGCTGCGAGAAG TGCGCCGTGTCCCCCCTCGCTTCTCCATCCCCCCAGCAGACAGCGAGATCATGCCAGGGGGGAATGTCAACATCACCTGCGTGGCAGTGGGCTCACCCATGCCCTATGTAAAGTGGATGTTGGGTGCAGAGGACCTGACACCAGAGGATGACATGCCTATCGGTCGCAATGTCCTGGAACTGACGGACGTGCGCCAGTCTAACAATTACACCTGTGTTGCCATGTCAACTCTTGGTGTGATTGAGGCAGTGGCACAGATTATTGTGAAAG CTCTACCGAAGGCTCCTGGTACCCCTGTGGTGACAGAGAGAACTGCAACAAGCATTACTCTTACCTGGGATTCTGGCAACCCTGAACCTGTCTCCTACTATATTATACAG CATCGTGCTAAAGGCTCAGAGGACCCCTATAAAGAGATTGATGGCATCGCCACCACACGCTACAGTGTGGGTGGCCTCAGCCCGTACTCTCATTATGACTTTCGAGTGGCAGCCGTTAACACCATTGGCCAGGGCCCCTCCAGCGATGTGGTGGAGGCTCGCACAGCTGAGCAAgctccctcctcccctccacGACAG GTCAGAGGTCGTATGCTcagcacaacaacagcaatTATCCACTGGGATGAACCAGAGGAACCTAATGGACAGGTGGTTGGCTACAGAGTGTACTACACTTCAGACAACACACTGTCAGTCAACCag TGGGAGAAGCAGATGGTGCGCAGCGCCAACTTCATAACCATCCAGGGTTTGACTCCTAACAAGACTTACTACATCAGAGTGCTGGCCTTCACCTCTGTAGGAGATGGACCCCTGTCCCAGGACCTGCAGATTATAGCTAAGACTGGAG TCCCATCCCAACCTTCAGAATTTAAGGGAGAGGCCAAATCTGAGACCAGTATCCTGTTGTCCTGGGTGGCCCCACCTCAGGGTGGGCCTGACAACCAAATCACAGGATATGAATTGGTCTATCGACGAGCTGACGACACTGAGGAG AAGAAAGTGAGCTTTGAGCCCGCCACCTCCTATCTGTTGAAGAACTTGAAGCCTTTTTCCACCTACACCTTCCAGCTGGCTGCCAGGAGCAAGCATGGAATTGGGGCATATACCAACGAGGTGTCCATCGACACACCACAGACGC TTCCTTCAGCACCTCCCCAGGGCATCACATGTATCAGTCCCAGTTCTACCAGCATCCTGGTAAGTTGGGGTCCACCTCCTCTGGAGTTTCAGAACGGCATCATTACAGGATACTCCATCCAGTACTCCACTACTGAGGGCAACAAAACGTCTAAAAGAGTTGATGCAATTCCTCTGGAAAATTCTCCATATCTCCTGGAAAACCTGGAGAAATGGACTGAGTATGGCATAACGGTACGGGCACAGACGGAGGCCGGGGAAGGACCAGAAAGTTTACAGCTGCTTATCCGCACCGAGGAAGATG ttCCAAGTGGTCCTCCGCGAGGGGTGGAGGCAGAGACTGTGAACACTTCAGCCATTAGGGTGAAATGGCGAGCACCGGCGCCGGAACGGCAGCACGGTCAGATCAGAGGCTACCAAGTCCATTATGTGAGAATGAACTACGGAGAACCTCGGGGTCAGCCCTTCATCAAGGACATCCTAATAGAGGACTCACAG TGGGGATATGATGACTCAGCTGAGTAT GAGGTGGTTCTTGGAGACCTGAAGGCAGATACTTCCTACTCTGTATCAGTGGGGGCTTACACTGCCAAAGGCGATGGTGCTCGCAGCAAACCTGTTACAGTCTGCACAGCGATCCCAC tGCCCGAAAAGCCTAAACTGAAGTTGAACCACATTGTCTCAGGCAATGCTCGGCTTGACTGGGAACCACCTCCAAACCCACCAGCCTCCCTCCTAGGGTACCGCCTCACCTTTGGCCGCATTGATGTCCTGCCTTTTACAGTAGTGGAGTTCCCCTCCACGGAGACTTGCTATGTTGCTCATGACATCCACAAGGGAGCTAAATATGTGTTCAGACTGTCTGCCCGTAACAAAATGGGGTATGGAGATGAGGCAGTTGCGGAGATGACTACTACAGAAGATGCTCCAAATGGATACCCAGAAAATGTTATCTCTTTGGAGGCTACTGCCACCTCCCTCCAGCTGGCGTGGAAATCAGTCCCACTTATtgagcaaaatggaaaaattacCAAGTACTCAGTGCTGTACAAGGATATAAACAGTCGGGGGAACGCCTCAGAAGTTGTGGTGCCCGCTCCAGGGTCAAGGGTTTTGTTGGAGGGTCTGAATGCAGACACGGTGTATGATGTCAGGGTGTGCGCGTTCACTGCTGTTGGTTCTGGGCCATATAGCCCCAGTGTCCAGTTTAGGACGCAGCAGCTAGACCAAG TTTTTGCCACAAACTTCAGAGTAAAAGCTGCGATGAAACACTCAGTTCTACTGTCATGGGAGATCCGAGAGAAGAACCCTGCCCAGCCTTTCACT ATCCTATATGGAAAGGGACAGTCTGTTGAAGTGGACGGCAAGCAGACCCAGAAGCTGATCATAGGCTTGGAGCCTGACACTCAGTACTCTTTTCTACTCACCAACCGGGCCAACAGCGCCGGAGGCCTGCAGCACCGTGTCACTGCCACCACAGCCCCAGACATCCTGAAGACCAAGCCTATGGTGCTGGGAAAGACGAACGCAGATGGCATGGTGACTGTGCAGCTACCAACTGTACAGACCACAGCAAAAGTCAG GGGTTATTATGTGGTGGTGGTGCCACTGAAGAAGCAGAAGGGGAAGTTCCTGAATCCCTGGGATGAACCCGACCAGATGAACCTGGACGAG ctcCTTAAAGAGATCAACAGGACCAGTGTCAGTCGTGCCCTTCGCATCCGCAGACAGGCTGCCCAGTCAGATCCCAGGGCCTATGTCACTGCTCAATTTAAGACCCTTCCACTGGAGTTCACACTAGGTGACGGACGAAACTACGGCGACTTTCGCAATCATCCGCTGCAAAACGGACAGGAATATGTGTTCTTTGTGCTTGCACTTTTAGACCTTTCTGAGAAT ACCACGTATGCAACTAGTCCTTACTCTGATTCTGTTACCTCATCGGATGTGGATCCCCAGCCAATGGTCGATGAGGAGGAGGGGCTGCTGTGGGTTGTGGGGCCTGTGCTGGCTGTTATCTTCATTGTCTGTATTGTCATCGCCATTCTTCTCTTCAAGAG TAAACCTGACAG GAAAAGAGCTGAGGCTGAGGGCAGGAAGGGCAGTTTTCCCTGCAGCAAAGCCATGTCGTCCCACCATCCCACTGATCCTGTGGAGCTACGCAGAATCAACTTCCAGACTCCAG CCTACTGTGTATCAGTGTACCGTGGTTATCGACGTTTGTCAA GCATGGCAAGTCACCCGCCCATCCCCATCTCTGAAATGGCAGATCACATCGAGCGCCTCAAGGCAAACGACAATCTCAAGTTCTCTCAAGAGTATGAG TCCATCGACCCTGGACAGCAGTTCACATGGGAGAACTCCAACTTGGAAGTTAACAAACCAAAGAACCGCTATGCTAACGTCATTGCCTATGATCACTCCAGGGTTATACTGTCCAGCATTGAGG gtgtcccaggCAGTGACTACATCAATGCTAACTATATTGATGGCTACCGCCGTCAGAATGCCTATATAGCCACTCAGGGCTCCCTCCCTGAGACTTTCGGAGACTTTTGGAGGATGGTCTGGGAGCAGCACACAGCCAACATCATCATGATGACCAAGCTGGAAGAAAAGTCACGG GTAAAGTGCGATCAGTACTGGCCAACCCGGGGCACAGAGACCTACGGCCTCATTCAGGTCACTCTGCTTGATACAGTGGAGCTGGCCACCTACTCTGTCAGGACCTTTGCCCTTTACAAG AGCGGCTCCAATGAGAAGCGTGAGGTTCGTCACTTCCAGTTCACAGCCTGGCCAGACCACGGGGTGCCTGAACACCCGACTCCTTTCCTGGCTTTCCTACGTAGGATCAAGGCCTGTAACCCTCCAGACGCAGGACCCATGGTTGTACATTGCAG TGCTGGAGTGGGTCGCACAGGCTGCTTCGTCGTGATCGATGCCATGACGGAGCGAATCAAGCACGAGAAGACCATCGACATCTACGGCCACGTCACGCTGATGCGCTCTCAGAGGAACTACATGGTCCAAACAGAGGACCAGTACATCTTCATTCATGATGCGCTGCTGGAGGCCGTGACCTGCGGAAACACAGAGGTCCCCGCTCGGAACCTCTATTCCTATATCCAGAGGCTGACACAGATTGAACCGGGAGAGAATGTCACTGGCATGGAGCTGGAGTTCAAG CGTCTTGCCAGTGCGAAGGCACACACATCACGGTTTGTGAGTGCCAACCTGCCATGCAACAAGTTCAAGAACCGGCTGGTGAACATCATGCCATATGAGACCAcgcgtgtgtgtctgcagccaatcagaggagTGGAAGGATCTGACTATATCAACGCCAGCTTCATTGATGGATACAG GCAGCAGAAGGCCTACATAGCAACCCAAGGCCCACTAGCTGAGACAACTGAGGACTACTGGAGGATGCTGTGGGAGCACAACTCCACCATAGTTGTCATGCTAACCAAACTGAGAGAAATGGGACGG